One window of the Shewanella khirikhana genome contains the following:
- a CDS encoding HlyD family secretion protein, which translates to MTESAKASKKISSYLFLAVLAIWLYSLWADRVTPMTTQAYVHAYLVRITPEVAGSITRVEVKNDQVVDAGDLLFEIDSRQYDIALAKARADLERVGQSLGANTAAVEVAQAKVGDARAALSNASAQAKRVAALASRGVLSQAELDNAREAEDRAKAALAAAEASLIQAQQNLGPVGENNPELKAAMAALAKAELDLKRTRVSAPSRGLVTNVQLTTGQYMAPGQAALTFIDPREVWISAMVRENSLEHIHSGGKVAIVFDALPGRVFEGEVESIGWGSGGANNIDQSTGFESAQTGKQQARRFPVHIRFDTNGIDRELRFGSQATVAFYTGESSLGDMLASLWMWCWSKLTYVS; encoded by the coding sequence ATGACTGAGTCTGCAAAGGCGTCTAAAAAAATCAGCAGCTATTTGTTTCTGGCGGTGCTTGCCATTTGGCTCTATAGCCTGTGGGCCGACCGTGTTACCCCCATGACCACCCAGGCCTACGTGCATGCCTATCTGGTGCGCATTACCCCCGAGGTGGCGGGCAGCATTACCCGGGTGGAGGTGAAAAACGATCAGGTGGTGGATGCAGGTGACTTGCTGTTTGAAATCGACAGCCGCCAATACGATATCGCCCTGGCCAAGGCGCGGGCCGATTTGGAGCGGGTAGGTCAAAGCCTTGGTGCCAACACTGCGGCGGTGGAAGTGGCCCAGGCCAAGGTGGGTGACGCAAGGGCGGCGCTGTCCAATGCGTCGGCCCAGGCCAAGCGGGTGGCGGCGCTCGCCAGTCGCGGCGTACTGAGTCAGGCAGAGCTCGATAACGCCCGCGAAGCCGAAGACAGAGCCAAGGCGGCGCTGGCGGCAGCCGAGGCGTCGCTTATTCAGGCGCAGCAGAATCTGGGGCCTGTGGGTGAAAACAACCCTGAGCTTAAAGCGGCCATGGCGGCGCTGGCCAAGGCCGAGCTTGACCTCAAGCGGACCCGGGTGAGCGCGCCCTCCCGCGGGCTGGTGACCAATGTGCAGCTGACCACCGGCCAATATATGGCGCCCGGACAAGCGGCGCTGACCTTTATCGACCCCCGCGAAGTGTGGATTTCCGCGATGGTGCGGGAAAACTCCCTCGAGCATATCCACAGCGGCGGCAAGGTAGCCATAGTGTTTGATGCGCTGCCGGGACGGGTGTTCGAAGGGGAAGTGGAAAGCATTGGTTGGGGCAGTGGCGGCGCCAACAATATCGACCAGAGCACCGGCTTTGAGTCGGCCCAGACCGGCAAGCAGCAGGCGCGGCGTTTCCCGGTGCATATTCGCTTTGATACCAATGGCATCGACCGGGAGCTGAGGTTCGGCTCTCAGGCCACAGTGGCCTTCTACACCGGCGAGAGCAGCCTTGGCGATATGCTTGCCAGTCTGTGGATGTGGTGTTGGAGCAAGCTGACCTATGTCTCGTGA
- a CDS encoding YfhL family 4Fe-4S dicluster ferredoxin, whose protein sequence is MALIIDDSCINCDMCEPECPNQAIAMGAEIYEIDPDRCTECVGHYDKPTCVSVCPINCIDPDPAHPESQDELLIKYARLTGKL, encoded by the coding sequence ATGGCCTTAATAATTGACGACAGCTGCATTAACTGCGATATGTGCGAACCCGAGTGTCCCAACCAGGCGATTGCCATGGGCGCTGAGATCTATGAAATCGATCCGGATCGCTGCACCGAATGTGTGGGCCACTACGACAAGCCTACCTGCGTGTCTGTCTGCCCGATTAACTGTATCGACCCCGATCCGGCGCACCCTGAAAGCCAGGACGAGCTGCTGATTAAGTACGCCCGCCTCACCGGCAAGCTCTAA
- a CDS encoding endonuclease, translating to MKMKTTLTALLLAGLSVHAQGALLISEVLYDAPNNDSVEEFIELYNSGCESIDLSQYQLSDNNASLSLSGTLAAGQYYTLAINAAGFSNLFGKTPDYAPLPFSLGNSGDFVKLTRGAELMDVVAWEGGLSGWSLNVRDIALERTTVQNTQSQADWAAASSAGTPGTGELAACSSTPAPNNQLTKGEVRSNLSANSGQGLSFIADIPDGATNMVVTLAGGSGDADLYVRQGAEPSSSLYDCAPYLSGNNEQCEFATPTAGRWYILVQAYSSFSGASLSLDYQQGDGGSGNGGGDNGGGDNGGGSGGEPTPPGYSYDSYYAQAIGKSGTELKSALNLIIRGHTRYSYSQVWDGLNYTDEDPANPNNVILLYTGRSEPKTNRAGMSNSLDAWNREHVWPKSHGFPDSSSHAYTDLHHLRPADVTVNSSRSNKDFAMGGTPLDEAPANSTDSDSFEPADAVKGDVARMLMYMDVRYDGDSASATPDLMLVSGTTSTEPKLGDLCTLLAWHNQDPVSSWERRRNNRVYEWQHNRNPFIDNPAWANALFGSRCSN from the coding sequence ATGAAAATGAAAACTACCCTGACCGCGCTGTTACTGGCCGGTCTCAGCGTTCACGCCCAAGGCGCGCTGCTGATAAGTGAAGTCCTTTACGATGCCCCGAATAACGACAGCGTTGAGGAATTTATTGAACTGTATAACTCAGGTTGTGAGTCAATCGATCTGAGCCAATACCAACTGAGTGACAACAACGCCAGCCTTAGCCTAAGCGGCACTCTGGCCGCCGGGCAGTACTACACCTTGGCCATTAATGCCGCAGGCTTCAGTAACCTGTTTGGCAAAACCCCCGACTATGCGCCCCTGCCCTTCAGCCTTGGTAACTCAGGCGATTTTGTAAAACTGACCCGCGGCGCCGAATTGATGGATGTGGTCGCCTGGGAAGGCGGTCTCAGCGGCTGGAGCCTGAATGTCAGGGACATCGCCCTGGAGCGCACCACGGTACAAAACACTCAGTCGCAGGCCGATTGGGCAGCCGCAAGCTCGGCAGGCACACCGGGCACAGGCGAGCTGGCAGCCTGCAGCTCCACACCCGCACCGAACAACCAGTTAACCAAGGGTGAAGTGCGCAGCAACCTGAGCGCCAACTCCGGCCAAGGCCTGTCGTTCATTGCCGATATTCCCGATGGCGCCACCAACATGGTGGTCACGCTCGCCGGTGGCAGTGGCGATGCCGACCTTTACGTGCGTCAGGGCGCTGAGCCTTCCAGCAGCCTTTATGACTGCGCCCCGTACCTCAGTGGCAATAACGAGCAATGTGAGTTCGCCACCCCCACGGCCGGTCGCTGGTACATTCTGGTGCAGGCTTACAGCAGCTTCAGCGGTGCATCCCTGTCGCTGGATTATCAGCAAGGTGATGGTGGCAGTGGCAACGGAGGCGGTGATAATGGTGGCGGTGATAATGGCGGCGGCTCGGGCGGCGAGCCGACACCGCCCGGATACAGCTACGACAGCTACTACGCCCAGGCCATCGGTAAAAGTGGCACTGAGCTTAAATCGGCGCTGAACCTCATCATTCGCGGCCACACCCGCTACAGCTACAGCCAGGTGTGGGATGGCCTCAACTACACAGATGAAGATCCCGCCAACCCTAACAACGTTATTCTGCTGTACACCGGCCGCTCGGAGCCCAAAACCAACCGCGCCGGTATGAGTAACTCCCTCGACGCCTGGAACCGCGAGCACGTTTGGCCCAAAAGCCATGGCTTCCCCGACAGCAGCAGCCACGCCTACACCGACCTGCACCACCTGCGCCCGGCCGATGTTACCGTTAACAGCAGCCGCAGCAACAAAGACTTCGCCATGGGCGGCACGCCACTGGACGAGGCACCGGCCAACAGCACTGACAGTGACAGCTTCGAGCCTGCCGATGCAGTCAAAGGCGATGTGGCGCGGATGCTGATGTATATGGATGTGCGTTACGACGGCGACAGTGCCAGCGCCACCCCGGATCTGATGCTGGTATCAGGCACCACTTCCACCGAGCCCAAGCTTGGCGATCTGTGTACCCTACTGGCCTGGCACAATCAGGATCCGGTCAGCAGCTGGGAGCGTCGCCGTAACAACCGGGTGTACGAGTGGCAGCACAACCGCAATCCCTTTATCGACAACCCTGCCTGGGCAAACGCCCTGTTTGGCAGCCGCTGCAGCAACTGA
- the ubiU gene encoding ubiquinone anaerobic biosynthesis protein UbiU — protein sequence MELLCPAGNLASLKVALNAGADAIYLGLKDDTNARSFAGLNFTPERLKEARALTRAAGKKLFLTLNTFPKPGEEARWYSAVDMAASIGADALIVADVSLLDYAHSRYPELPLHLSVQASATNLAALSLYKDAFNVERVVLPRVLSMKQVRDLAADTPVDLEVFAFGSLCIMAEGRCHLSSYVTGQSPNTGGSCSPAKHVRWQEQGPDRLTRLNEVLIDKSSANEQMGYPVVCKGRFIAEDSHTPEYLLESPTSLNTLSLLPELARAGIVSLKIEGRQRSPAYVEQVTRVWRAAIDNYLRNPDAYQVQSDWDRALGKVSEGQVTTLGAYERRWQ from the coding sequence ATGGAACTCCTGTGTCCGGCCGGTAATCTGGCCTCGCTCAAGGTGGCGCTGAATGCCGGGGCCGATGCCATTTACCTGGGGCTGAAAGATGACACCAACGCCCGCTCCTTTGCCGGGCTGAACTTCACTCCTGAGCGGCTTAAAGAGGCGCGCGCCCTAACCCGCGCCGCAGGTAAAAAGCTGTTTCTTACCTTAAATACGTTCCCCAAACCCGGCGAAGAAGCGCGCTGGTATTCAGCGGTCGACATGGCGGCAAGCATTGGCGCCGACGCTTTGATTGTCGCGGATGTGTCGCTGCTCGATTATGCCCATAGCCGTTACCCCGAGCTGCCGCTGCATCTGTCGGTGCAGGCCAGTGCCACCAACCTTGCCGCCCTGAGTCTGTATAAAGATGCCTTTAATGTGGAGCGGGTGGTGCTGCCAAGGGTGCTGTCAATGAAACAGGTGCGTGACCTTGCCGCCGACACCCCGGTGGATTTGGAAGTGTTTGCCTTTGGCAGCCTGTGCATCATGGCTGAAGGCCGCTGCCATCTGTCATCCTATGTTACCGGGCAGTCGCCCAATACCGGCGGTTCCTGCTCGCCCGCCAAACATGTGCGCTGGCAGGAGCAAGGGCCAGACCGGCTGACCCGCCTCAATGAAGTGCTTATCGATAAATCTTCCGCCAACGAACAGATGGGCTATCCGGTGGTGTGCAAGGGACGCTTTATTGCCGAAGACAGCCATACCCCCGAGTATCTGCTGGAATCCCCCACCAGCCTGAATACCTTAAGCCTGCTGCCGGAACTTGCCCGCGCTGGCATTGTGTCGCTCAAAATTGAAGGCAGACAGCGAAGCCCGGCCTATGTGGAGCAGGTCACCCGGGTGTGGCGCGCCGCCATCGACAACTATCTGCGAAACCCGGATGCCTATCAGGTGCAAAGCGATTGGGACCGAGCCCTGGGCAAGGTGTCAGAGGGACAAGTCACCACCCTTGGCGCGTACGAGCGCCGTTGGCAGTAA
- the ubiT gene encoding ubiquinone anaerobic biosynthesis accessory factor UbiT, with protein sequence MPFPFAARLAKDALDIAPALVRLPLSRVPFAAKAAVLRPGLNLLLAREVKDGELDFLEGRWVGIEVTDLGLKFEVSFEAGEGVQSAGRLCVREAAFNRQLNEANGQAAEVRFSADSKELLLIAAGKEDPDTLFFQRKLTIEGDTELGLMVKNLLLAIDLERLPSPVTTTLSQLARALQALERQAEPAWA encoded by the coding sequence ATGCCTTTCCCCTTTGCCGCCCGTCTTGCCAAAGACGCGCTCGACATCGCCCCTGCACTGGTGCGCCTGCCGCTGTCCCGTGTGCCCTTTGCTGCCAAAGCGGCGGTGCTGCGCCCCGGGCTGAATTTGCTGCTCGCAAGGGAAGTGAAGGATGGAGAGCTGGACTTCCTCGAAGGTCGCTGGGTGGGCATTGAAGTGACCGATTTAGGGCTTAAGTTTGAGGTCAGCTTTGAAGCAGGTGAGGGCGTGCAAAGCGCAGGCCGCCTGTGCGTGCGTGAAGCCGCGTTTAACCGCCAGCTTAATGAAGCCAATGGGCAAGCGGCCGAGGTGCGCTTCAGTGCCGACTCCAAAGAGCTTTTGCTGATTGCGGCCGGTAAAGAAGACCCTGATACCCTGTTCTTCCAGCGTAAACTCACCATTGAAGGCGATACCGAGCTTGGGCTGATGGTGAAAAACCTGCTGCTGGCCATCGACCTTGAGCGGTTGCCATCGCCTGTGACGACAACATTGTCGCAGCTTGCCCGCGCCCTGCAGGCGCTGGAACGTCAGGCCGAGCCTGCCTGGGCCTGA
- the yegQ gene encoding tRNA 5-hydroxyuridine modification protein YegQ, whose amino-acid sequence MFKPELLSPAGTLKNMRYAFAYGADAVYAGQPRYSLRVRNNDFKLENLKTGIEEAHSLGKKLYVVSNIAPHNAKLKTYLDDMAPVVAMNPDALIMSDPGLIMMVREAFPDQVVHLSVQANAINWASVKFWQSVGIKRVILSRELSLDEIEEIRQRCPDIELEVFVHGALCMAYSGRCLLSGYINKRDPNQGTCTNACRWKYDAHEATENEAGDVVAIHTPESAVQLETPTLGNGPATDKIFLLQEENRPGEYMPAFEDEHGTYIMNSKDLRAIQHVERLAKIGVDSLKIEGRTKSFYYVARTAQLYRQAIEDAVAGRGFDPHLMTRLEGLAHRGYTEGFLRRHVHDEYQNYDYGYSISDSQQFVGEFTGKRNEAGLAEIDVKNKFIVGDSVELMTPQGNINLTVDTLYNRKGEAVEAGLGSGHMVYLPVPAEVDVNMGVLLRNLPNGNNTRNPHGDAEVIPTKAE is encoded by the coding sequence ATGTTCAAACCTGAGCTTCTGTCGCCGGCAGGCACACTGAAAAACATGCGCTACGCCTTTGCTTACGGTGCAGACGCCGTTTACGCAGGCCAGCCCAGATACAGCCTGCGGGTACGTAACAACGACTTTAAACTGGAAAACCTGAAGACCGGCATCGAAGAGGCCCACAGCCTTGGCAAGAAGCTGTACGTGGTGAGCAACATTGCCCCCCACAACGCCAAGCTGAAAACCTACCTCGATGACATGGCCCCTGTGGTTGCCATGAATCCGGACGCCCTCATCATGTCTGACCCGGGTCTTATCATGATGGTGCGCGAAGCCTTCCCTGATCAGGTGGTTCACCTGTCGGTACAGGCCAACGCCATCAACTGGGCCTCGGTGAAGTTCTGGCAGTCTGTGGGCATCAAGCGGGTTATTCTGTCCCGCGAACTGTCGCTGGATGAAATTGAAGAAATCCGTCAGCGCTGCCCGGACATCGAACTGGAAGTGTTCGTGCACGGCGCCCTGTGCATGGCCTACTCCGGCCGTTGCCTGCTGTCTGGCTATATCAACAAGCGCGATCCCAACCAGGGCACCTGCACCAACGCCTGCCGCTGGAAGTATGACGCCCACGAAGCCACCGAAAACGAAGCCGGTGATGTGGTCGCCATTCACACGCCAGAAAGCGCTGTGCAACTGGAAACCCCTACGCTCGGCAATGGCCCTGCCACAGACAAAATCTTCCTGCTGCAGGAAGAAAACCGTCCCGGCGAATACATGCCTGCCTTTGAAGATGAGCACGGCACCTACATCATGAACTCCAAAGATCTGCGTGCCATCCAGCACGTGGAGCGCCTGGCCAAAATTGGCGTGGATTCATTGAAAATTGAAGGCCGTACCAAGTCGTTCTACTACGTGGCCCGTACCGCTCAGCTGTACCGTCAGGCCATTGAAGATGCCGTGGCTGGTCGTGGTTTCGACCCTCACCTGATGACCCGTCTCGAAGGTCTGGCCCACCGCGGTTACACCGAGGGATTCCTGCGTCGCCACGTGCACGACGAGTACCAGAACTACGACTATGGCTACTCCATCAGCGACAGCCAGCAGTTTGTGGGCGAGTTTACCGGTAAGCGCAACGAAGCGGGCCTGGCCGAAATCGATGTGAAAAACAAGTTCATCGTGGGTGACAGCGTTGAGCTGATGACCCCCCAGGGCAACATCAACCTGACCGTAGACACCCTCTACAACCGTAAAGGCGAGGCTGTTGAAGCCGGTCTGGGTTCCGGCCACATGGTGTACCTGCCAGTGCCTGCCGAAGTGGATGTGAACATGGGCGTACTGCTTCGCAACCTGCCAAACGGTAACAACACCCGTAACCCACACGGCGACGCTGAAGTGATCCCCACCAAAGCCGAGTAA
- a CDS encoding DUF2955 domain-containing protein, with amino-acid sequence MAEQETTAAAEPSANSAGSASSSASKRPYFAAANPLLRVAVGTLVPLFLLQYFEVPLPMLVSVFTVVMLTLMPGKPSVSVLLQLTAVVVVAALVQSAAGNLLGGTGTGTWLFLFAVLFYSLSRIHLNPKDVVGLMMMILGIVVTVLHFQYAMTLTNLPWLLALAFISAIGVIYLMFWLFPGGELEVSADISWEVTPSHWLKVLAKALFIMLIIFLLMDADSSQALLIVITLTSLIKDPNPLAGSHNARQRLWTTWLAVVYSLPLLIAFWLDMVWWLQMLLAVALALWLGAAATARKVSMAEYQLLMSGFVMLVYQVISHQGAASLTSSLMRLGSVIVAVLLGMLLLSLLSELGSQKPDRAKAASD; translated from the coding sequence ATGGCTGAGCAAGAGACTACAGCGGCTGCAGAGCCCAGCGCCAATAGCGCAGGCAGTGCCAGTAGCAGTGCCAGCAAACGCCCATATTTCGCGGCGGCCAACCCGCTGCTGCGGGTCGCGGTGGGCACTCTGGTGCCGCTGTTTTTGCTGCAATACTTCGAAGTGCCACTGCCGATGCTGGTGTCTGTGTTTACCGTGGTCATGCTTACCCTGATGCCCGGTAAGCCGTCGGTGTCGGTATTGCTGCAGCTTACCGCCGTGGTGGTCGTGGCGGCACTGGTGCAAAGTGCGGCGGGCAATCTGCTTGGCGGCACAGGAACCGGTACCTGGCTGTTTTTGTTCGCGGTGCTGTTTTACAGCCTGTCACGCATCCACTTGAATCCCAAAGACGTAGTTGGGCTGATGATGATGATCCTCGGCATAGTGGTAACTGTGCTGCATTTTCAGTACGCGATGACGCTCACCAATCTGCCCTGGCTGCTGGCGCTGGCCTTTATCAGTGCCATAGGGGTGATTTATCTGATGTTTTGGCTGTTTCCCGGCGGCGAGCTGGAAGTCAGCGCCGATATCAGCTGGGAGGTGACCCCCAGCCATTGGCTTAAGGTGCTGGCCAAGGCACTGTTTATCATGCTGATCATCTTTTTGCTGATGGACGCCGACAGCAGTCAGGCACTGCTTATCGTTATCACCCTCACCAGCCTGATAAAAGACCCCAATCCCCTTGCCGGCAGTCATAATGCCCGCCAGCGGCTGTGGACCACTTGGCTTGCGGTGGTTTACAGCCTGCCGCTGCTTATCGCATTTTGGCTCGATATGGTCTGGTGGCTGCAAATGCTGCTGGCCGTGGCGCTGGCGCTCTGGCTTGGGGCCGCCGCCACCGCCCGCAAGGTGTCGATGGCTGAATATCAGTTGCTGATGAGTGGCTTTGTGATGCTGGTGTATCAGGTGATAAGTCATCAGGGCGCCGCGTCGCTCACCTCGTCATTGATGCGGCTGGGCTCTGTGATAGTGGCGGTGCTGCTGGGGATGCTGCTATTGTCGCTGCTCTCTGAGCTGGGCTCGCAAAAGCCTGACCGCGCAAAAGCGGCAAGCGATTAG
- a CDS encoding ISAs1 family transposase, with protein MNLLEHLTVVEETRSEVNQRHDLVDVMFLVLSAIMSGAEGWQDIQTYGDHKLPWLRKFRPFEHGIPRRHTIARILRTVVAESLLEALLNWVNEQRASIGKPVIAFDGKVLRGSYRNDSKTALQLVTAYDTENGLVLSQKPTQTKNGEISVVRQMLDVLNLKGAVITLDALHCQRETLEKISEKKAHVVVQVKNNQPALWEAVQSQFQTVFDAKKEKVVTEIKQEAHGRKEERYVFQLKAKLPEKLAERWPTIRSIVAVERHRSQNGKTTTDTSYYVSSLSPRHKLLGHYIRQHWRIENSQHYVLDVVFKEDDSRIALEGAVENVALFRRFVMNMLRQCDCGAPSQRNKLKQAGWCDDYRERVFFG; from the coding sequence ATGAACTTGCTCGAACACCTGACCGTTGTAGAAGAAACCCGCTCTGAAGTTAATCAAAGGCATGACCTTGTGGATGTCATGTTCCTCGTACTAAGCGCCATCATGTCAGGTGCCGAGGGCTGGCAGGATATTCAAACTTACGGTGACCATAAACTGCCATGGCTGCGAAAATTTCGCCCGTTTGAGCATGGTATTCCCCGAAGACACACTATTGCGCGGATCCTTCGTACCGTGGTCGCGGAGTCATTGCTCGAAGCGCTGCTGAATTGGGTGAATGAACAGCGAGCCAGCATCGGTAAACCCGTAATAGCTTTTGACGGCAAGGTGCTCAGAGGCTCTTACCGCAATGACTCCAAAACGGCGTTGCAGTTGGTTACAGCCTACGACACCGAAAACGGATTGGTCCTTAGCCAAAAGCCAACCCAAACCAAGAACGGTGAAATCAGCGTGGTTCGGCAGATGCTTGATGTTCTTAACCTGAAAGGCGCGGTGATCACACTTGATGCCTTGCACTGCCAGCGCGAAACGCTGGAGAAAATCAGCGAAAAGAAGGCTCACGTTGTTGTTCAGGTCAAAAATAACCAGCCTGCTCTTTGGGAGGCTGTTCAGTCGCAGTTTCAGACTGTTTTCGATGCGAAGAAAGAGAAAGTTGTCACCGAAATCAAACAAGAAGCCCATGGCCGAAAAGAAGAGCGCTACGTTTTCCAACTGAAGGCAAAGCTGCCTGAAAAGCTTGCAGAAAGATGGCCAACAATCCGAAGCATCGTCGCTGTGGAACGACATCGCTCGCAGAATGGTAAGACAACGACAGATACCAGCTACTACGTGAGCTCGCTATCACCACGGCATAAATTGCTTGGTCATTACATCCGTCAGCACTGGCGGATTGAAAACAGTCAGCATTACGTGCTGGATGTAGTTTTCAAAGAAGACGACTCACGGATAGCACTTGAAGGGGCTGTCGAAAACGTAGCCCTGTTCCGCCGCTTCGTCATGAATATGCTACGGCAATGTGACTGTGGCGCCCCGAGCCAGAGAAACAAGCTAAAACAGGCTGGCTGGTGCGACGATTATCGGGAAAGAGTGTTCTTTGGTTAG
- a CDS encoding HDOD domain-containing protein encodes MSNEHQLLVGLLKKLKDDALVLPTLPEVAMRVQEVVGRPDSSLKQVAEIIGQDAAISARIIKVANSALYSRGVPAENINAAVTRIGLTQIKSIATSVAMEQLFISTNEMVWEVMDEAWRTSIDVTASACALLQIYNKKHPGSSLNYDTLTLAGLVHNIGALPVLTEAEAHPELFTTIEHLRSLVRKMQGPIGRAVLKSWDFAPEVMEVVERWADLPYLPEKVTYLDFIRAAAFYTGELRAGSELEQRLEVFAARGLPVTPDDLAGDAFLDSYHSIKASYE; translated from the coding sequence ATGTCGAACGAGCACCAGCTATTGGTCGGATTGCTTAAGAAGCTGAAGGATGATGCCCTGGTACTGCCGACGTTGCCTGAAGTGGCCATGCGGGTTCAGGAAGTGGTGGGTCGCCCCGACTCAAGCCTTAAGCAAGTAGCTGAAATTATTGGGCAGGATGCCGCTATCTCGGCACGTATTATTAAAGTTGCCAACAGTGCCCTGTACAGCCGTGGTGTGCCAGCCGAGAACATTAACGCTGCGGTAACCCGTATCGGTCTGACCCAAATCAAGTCTATCGCCACCTCAGTTGCCATGGAGCAGCTGTTTATCTCCACCAACGAAATGGTGTGGGAAGTTATGGATGAAGCCTGGCGCACCTCTATCGATGTAACGGCATCGGCCTGTGCTTTGTTGCAGATTTACAATAAAAAGCATCCAGGCAGTAGTCTGAACTACGATACCCTGACTCTGGCAGGCCTGGTGCACAACATCGGTGCCTTGCCGGTGCTGACTGAAGCGGAAGCCCATCCTGAACTCTTTACCACCATCGAGCACCTGCGCTCACTGGTGCGCAAGATGCAGGGCCCCATCGGCCGTGCGGTTCTCAAGAGCTGGGACTTTGCACCTGAAGTGATGGAAGTGGTGGAACGTTGGGCTGATTTACCTTATTTGCCCGAAAAAGTGACCTACCTCGATTTTATCCGCGCTGCCGCCTTCTACACTGGTGAACTGCGCGCCGGCAGCGAGCTTGAGCAACGCCTCGAAGTGTTTGCTGCCCGTGGTCTGCCGGTGACGCCGGACGATCTGGCCGGTGACGCCTTCCTTGACAGCTATCATTCCATCAAGGCAAGTTACGAGTAA
- a CDS encoding ankyrin repeat domain-containing protein, producing MRITTLAAGLLLAGMGFSSVAAEAVAVDKAALVGDWCFYEQEGFGSKVPEKIDINLAADGNYTWVESAFKQTGEWELDADGLYLAKVGNHKLLSLNADLLELKRGSVMRFKKGVCGDDMFSSQDITEFHNGAAMGKLAPLEKFVNKGIDINIQDWNKMDTALIQAAKFCQTEAGKYLLAKGADKSIKNGDEKVALDYAKASSFHNGCDEMVSLLAD from the coding sequence ATGAGAATAACGACATTGGCTGCTGGGCTTTTGCTGGCTGGTATGGGGTTTTCATCTGTTGCTGCTGAAGCGGTTGCCGTGGATAAGGCGGCGCTGGTAGGGGACTGGTGCTTTTACGAGCAGGAAGGTTTTGGCTCTAAAGTGCCTGAAAAAATTGATATAAATCTTGCGGCAGACGGCAATTACACCTGGGTTGAGAGTGCTTTTAAGCAGACCGGCGAATGGGAGCTGGACGCCGATGGCTTGTATCTGGCCAAGGTGGGAAACCATAAGCTGCTGAGCTTGAATGCGGACCTGTTGGAATTGAAGCGCGGCTCTGTGATGCGCTTTAAAAAAGGCGTTTGTGGCGACGATATGTTTTCGAGTCAGGATATTACCGAGTTCCATAATGGTGCTGCCATGGGCAAACTGGCACCGCTGGAAAAGTTCGTGAATAAGGGGATCGATATCAATATTCAGGACTGGAATAAAATGGACACGGCATTAATTCAGGCCGCCAAGTTTTGCCAAACCGAGGCGGGCAAATATTTGCTGGCCAAGGGCGCCGATAAGTCGATTAAAAATGGCGATGAAAAAGTTGCCCTGGATTATGCCAAAGCCAGCTCATTCCATAATGGCTGTGATGAGATGGTCAGCCTGCTGGCCGACTGA